From the genome of Gammaproteobacteria bacterium:
CATACGTCCCGGCGAGGCGCGCCCCGAGCTCCCGGCCGGCCTCGCGCCGGTCCGCGAACACTCTGCCTGTCGGTCGGTACCACATGGCGGCGGACGGCCATTACTCCGGCCACGCTCGAGCAAGTATGCTCTCGGCAAGGACAAGGAGCGGATAACGGCTCATACCTATCGAAGCCCGAAGGCGGGCGTGCCATGACCAGCGTGCCGCAGGAGGTCACGTTCGTCGCGAAGGCGGCGTTCCTCGCGCGATGCGAGTCGTTGCCCGACCGGCCAGCTGCCGTCGAGCGCATCGACACGCATTTTGCGCGCGTGTTCCTCTCGGATCGGCTGGCCTACAAGCTCAAGAAGCCGATTCGCGTCGAGCACGCGGATTTCACCCGTGCGGCCGCGCGGCGCGCCTACTGCGAGCTCGAGGTCACGCTGAACCGGCGGCTCGCGGCGGACACCTATCTGCGCACGGTCCCGCTGGTCGAGACGCCGGCGGGGCTCGCCCTCGACGGCCGGGGCGTGCCCGTGGACTGGCTGGTCGAGATGCGGCGCCTGCCGGCCGCGCGAACGCTCGAGGCGGTCGCTGCGCAGGGCGCGGTGCGTGATGCCGATCTCGTCGCGATCGTGCGCAAGCTCGTGCGGTTCTACCGCGAGACGCCGCGCGCGCCGTGGGACGCGCAAACGTATGCGGCCGTGCTCGAGCGTCGGGCCGGCGACTACGCTCGGCGGCTCGCGGCGCCGGAGCTCGAGCTCGACGCCGCGCGCGTGGCGCGCGTGGCGGCGGCGCAGCAGGCATTCGTCGCGGCGAACCGCGACGCGCTCGCGCGCCGCATCGCGGCCGAGCGCGTCGTGGACGCGCATGGTGACTTGCGGCCGGAGCACGTGTTCTTGACCGACGATCCGCAGATCATCGATTGCCTCGAGTTCTCGATCGAGCTGCGCTGGCTCGATACGGCGGAGGAAATCGCCTTCCTCGACCTCGAGCTCGAGCGGCTCGGCCACGCCGAGCTCGGCGCGCGCCTGACGGCGCTCTACCGCGAGGTCTCCGGCGACGACGCGCCGCGGGAGCTCGCGATGTTCTACCGCAGCCAGCGGGCCGTCGTCCGCGCGCTGCTCTCGGCCTGGCATCTTCCAGGGCGAGGCGGCGCCGACGCGGACCGCTGGGCGGCGCGGGCGCGGTGGTATCTCGGCGCCGCGGAATCATCCCTCGCGCAGGCCGGCGGGGTGTGCCCGTGATGCGCGTCCGCGCACGTCGGTTCTCCTCTCCTGACACGTGCCGCCGCCTGCCAGGCTCGCCCGAGCGAGCGTTCGCATGACCACACCCACCCCCGAGCCGCAGGCGCGCTACGAGCACTTTCCGCACGACGCGGACGTCGGTGTGCGCGGCTTCGGCAGGAGCCCGGCGGAAGCGTTCGAGCAGGTCGCGCTCGCGCTCACGGCGGCCGTCACCGACCCAAACAAGGTCGCGCCGGATCGAGAAGTGGCGCTGCGCTGCGAGGCGCCGGATCAGGAGCTCTTGCTCGCCGATTGGCTGAACGCCCTCGTGTACGAGATGGCGACCCGCAACATGCTGTTCGGCAAGTTCAGCGTGCGCATCGACGGCGCCAGGCTCGAAGGCCGAGCGTGGGGCGAGCCGGTGGACGCCGCGAAGCACGAGCCGGCCGTCGAGGTCAAAGGCGCGACGTACACGGGCCTCAGGGTCGCGCAGGAACCGGACGGCACGTGGCTTGCCCAATGTGTGGTCGACGTCTGAGCCATGGAGACGTGTGAGCCATGGATCTGACACTGCTCGAACGCGAATCGGAGTATGCCTGGCGCATCGAGCCGCACGGCGACATGCGCGTGCCGGGCATCATCTACGGCGACGAGGCGCTCGTCCGCGCGATGGACGCGAAGGTCCACGAGCAGGTGTGCAACGTGGCCACCTTGCCGGGCATCGTGCGCGCCTCGTACGCCATGCCGGACGCGCACTGGGGCTACGGCTTCCCGATCGGCGGCGTGGCCGCGTTCGACCCGGACGACGGCGGCGTGGTCTCCGCGGGCGGCGTGGGCTTCGACATCTCCTGCGGCGTGCGGAGCCTCCACACCGGGCTCGAGCGCCGGGACGTCGAGCCCGCGAAGGAGCGCCTGGCCGATCAGCTCTTCCGCGACGTGCCCGCGGGCGTCGGCAGCACGGGCCGCATCCGCCTCGACGACGACACCATGGACGCCATGCTCACGGGCGGCGCCCGCTGGGCCGTCGAGCACGGCTATGGGGAGCCGCGCGATCTCGACCGCATCGAGGAACGGGGCGCGATGCCGGGCGCCGATCCGTCCCGCATCTCCGAGCGCGCCCGCAACCGCCAGCGCGACGAGATGGGCACGCTCGGCTCCGGCAACCACTACCTCGAGATCCAGCATGTCACCGAGATTTACTCGCCGGACATCGCCCCCGTGTTCGGCCTCGCGGAGGGCGACGTGCTCGCCACGATCCACTGCGGCTCGCGAGGCCTGGGCCACCAGATCGGCACGGAGTTTCTGCGCAGCATGGCGACGGCGGCGCACGAGCACGGCATCCGCCTGCCGGACCGCGAGCTCGCCTGCGCGCCCATCCGCTCGCCGATCGGCGAGGCGTACCTGGGCGCGATGCGCGCGGCCATCAATTGCGCGCTCGCGAATCGCCAGATCATCACGCACTTGGCCCGGCAAGCGTTCGCAAAAGTGCTGCCCCGCGCGGAGCTCACGCTGCTCTACGACGTCTCGCACAACACGTGCAAGATCGAGGAGCACGCGGTGAACGGCACGCGCAAGCGGCTCTTCGTGCACCGCAAGGGCGCGACGCGCGCCTTCGGCCCCGGTCATCCCGATGTGCCGGAGGCGCTGCGGGCCGTCGGCCAGCCGGTGCTCATCGGCGGCTCGATGGGCACGGGCTCGTACGTGCTGGCGGGCGCGCCGGGCAACGAGGCGCTGTCGTTCAGCTCCTCGTGCCACGGCGCGGGCCGCGCGATGAGCCGGCACCAGGCGAAGCGCACGTGGCGCGGCCGCGCGGTCGTCGACGAGCTCGCGCGCCGCGGCATCGTCGTGCGCAGCCGCTCGCTTACCGGTGTGGCGGAGGAGGCCCCGCACGCCTACAAGGACGTGGCCGCCGTCGTGCAGGCGGCGCACGACGCGGGGCTGTCGCGCATGGTGGCGCGCGTCGAGCCGCTGGTCTGCATCAAGGGCTAGCAAGCGTAGGGAAAGTTCCTGCTTGAATCGACGCGAGATCGTCACGGTCGCGTCATCGGTACATTACGGTTTCGATAGGGAGCGCGACGGAGAATCGGTCGATTCGACGACTCTCAAGGGCCCGTTCGCTCGAAGCTCGGGGCATACGGGCTCGGCTTTGAAATTTCTTGCGGTTGGTACTAGATCCGCGACCCGCCGCAGCGTAGATTCGGTGCCCCTGGAACGTCACGGGAATTCGGTCGGATCGATCGGTACTGCATTGCTGATTCGCACGTCTCTCGCGCTCGGGCGCGTCGATCCCGGCTTTAATCCGGAAGACGTTCTCATGATGCAGACGGACCTGACGGAGCCGAGGTTCAACCATCTGGCCGCGATGGAAGACGTCACCAGGAGCACGCTGGACAGAGTCCGTGCCATTCCGGGTGTTGCAGCGGCGACGGCTACTTGCTGCGTCCCGCTGCACTCGGGCTACGGAATGGTGTTCAACATCATAGGCCGCGAGCACGAGCGGCCGTTCACGGGCGGCGGCGACTTTTCGATGATCACGGGAGAGTACTTCGAGACGTTCGAGATCCCGGTCCTTCGAGGCCGCGTGTTCGACGAGCGCGATCGCTCCAACTCGCCTCCCGTCATAGTCATCAGCCGTGAGCTGGCCGAAAGGTATTGGCCGGAAGGCGAAGACCCGATAGGCGCTCAAATGCTTGTCGGCGGGGGAGGAGCGTTGTATCCGGAGCTCGCCGACGAGCCTGTCCGAGAAGTCATCGGTATCGTGGACGACGTCCAGGCGGTAAGCCTGTCCGCGCCGCCCCGACCCGGCATGTACGTCCCCTTGGAGCAGTACTGGCGCGCCGCCGGCCAGGACGAGAATACGTTGGAGTGGGTCGTTCGAACGAATGTCGATCCGATGCGGCTATCCGCGACGATTCAGGACGCGATTCAAAGCATAAGGAACATGATCCTTCGGCAGGGCCTGCTGCTCGTAGCGATCGGCACGGTGATGGGACTCGTGGCGGCGTTCTTCCTGGAGGATCTTCTGGTCTCGGTGTTGTTCGGGGTCGAGCCGCGCGACCTCGTCACGTTTGCCGGGATACCCTTGATCCTGATACTCGTTGCACTCGCAGCAGTGTCGATCCCCGCATACCGAGCCACGCGGGTCGACTCGCTCACTGCACTGCGCTACGAGTAGACCGAGGGTTCGCGGCGTTCGAAGAGCGTTCGCCTCAGTGGCTAACTAGCGCCGCTCAGCGCCGCGATCGCCGCCGCGAGCAGCGGCGCGCTGCCGAGCACGGTGAGCTTCGGGCCGAGCGACGGGCAGCGCGCGAGCGGGTCGCCTGCGGTGTCGGTCAACACGAGCGAGTCGAGCTCGGGCAGGGCGAGCGTCTCCGCCGCGCCCTTGCCCAGCACGCCATGGGTCGCCGCCGCGTGCACGGCCCGTGCGCCCCGCGCTACCGCCGCTCGCGCCGCGCGCGCGAGCGTGGTGCCGCCGCTGACCAGGTCGTCGACGATGATCACGGCGGCTCCGGCCACGTCGCCCGCGAACGCCTCGCCGGACACGCGCCCCTCGCTGCGCTGCTTCTCCATCACCGCGAGCTCGACCGCGCGCCCCGTGCGCTCCTCGAGCGCCGCCGCGAAGCGCTGGGCGCGCTTCATGCCGCCCGCGTCCGGCGACAGCACGACCACGCGCTCGTCCGCGGCGAGCCGCGCGGCGAAGTGCTCCACGAGCAGCGGCGCGGCCTCGACGTGCACCTTGCGGCAACGAAAGGCGTTCTCGAACGCCGCCGGATTGTGGACGTCCACGGTGACGACGACGTCGACGCCCACGGCCTCGAAGAGCGCCGCGACGTAGCGCGTGGTGATCGGGTCGTGCGGCTTGGTGCGGCGATCCTTGCGCGAATAGGCGAGATACGGCACGAGGGCGATGACCTCGGCAGCGCCGTCGTCCTTCAAGGCACCCACGAAGAAGAGCAGCCGGCAGAGCTTGTCGCTCGCGCTGCCGCGCGCGTCGCCGCTCAAGGTCTGGCACACGAAGACCCGCTCCCCGGCCACGCCCTCGAGCGGACGCACCTTGAACTCGCTGTCCTCGAACTCGCGCTCCTCGTGCGCGGCGAGCGGCACGCCCGCGTCGGCGGCGATGCGTTCGCCGAGCGGACGAGTCGCGTCGAGACAGAAGAGCTTCATCGCCGTCGCCATTCGGGGCCCGACGACTATATTAGGCCGAGACCCGGGCGATGCGGTGGACGCAACCCCGCGCTCGTGCTCGTCGCGACGGCGGCCGTGGCGGCCTATCTTCCAACGAGGCGCGTGGCTCGCGTGGATCCGATGGGGGCGTTGCGGGCGGAGTAAGGAGTCGGGACCGTTCGCTCATTCGAATGCGGCGAATGAGGGGTAATAGGCCGCTGCCCGCGTCGACATTCTTGACAGTGCACGGCCCGCGGGTGGGCTACGAACTCCTAACCTTCTGTTTTATCTCCAACGGTACGAATTTTGCATAAATGGTACTTTCCTGAGAGCAGGGGGCAAGCGAAATGCAACGAAAGGCCAGCGTCGTCTTGCGGTGCCGCGGTAATGCGCACGTCTTCCTCGCCCTGTCGCTGAGCTGCGCCGCATCGAGCGCGTTTGCGATTCCGATCTCGTCGGAGCTTACTGCGCATTCGGCCGCTCAACTGACAACCACCGGCGTCGTCGTCACGGACCAAGTGACGGACGGCGTATCGCAAGGTGCCACAATAGATCCCCTGTCGGCATCCACGTTCCTGACGATCAACGATGGATCAACCACGGCAACGGTGAGTAGTCAGGGCGAGGCAACTTGGCTCAACCCGAATGCGGGCACGGTAACGCTGAACACCTTCTTCGAGACGGTGGGCACGGCGAATGGGTTCGTCTCGGGCGGCGTTTTTCCAAGCGTGGAGTTCGCATATACGTTCATCGCGGATTTCGACGGCACGCTGAGCGTCGCTTACGAGACGGTGAGCGACTTTTCCATACCTTTCGCGATCATTGTGTCCGGGTTTTCGGGGTCGCACTTCGCCCTGGGGAATACCGCTGGTACCGCGATATTCGATCTGCTGGTCGGGGAGACGTATCGGTACAGCATCGTGTCGTCAACAACCCGAGGAGGCGAAAATCTGGGGGAAGGCCAAAGCAACTCGATGGGCACCTTTGACTGGGCTTTCACCCCGACCGGAACGACAACGCCGCCGACCAGTGTGCCGGAGCCGGCACCGCTCACCTTGCTTGCACTTGGGCTCTTCGTCTCAGTTCTTTCGCGGCGCCGAGCGAAATAGAAGAAAGCGGTTCTGCGGCCCCGCAGGTCATCGCCGCCCGCTCTTGCAGCCTATGCTCCAGGCCGGCGGCACGGCTACACTTACAGGGCGCTGCCGATCCGATGTGCCGGATTGGGCGAGAGGCAGCGACGGGGTCGAATCGAAGCCCGACACGGAGACGCGGAATGAAGATGAGAGTTGCTCTAGCAGTTCTGGTTGCCGGCAGCCTGGCCGCATCGGCCTCGGCGCAACAGCCATCACAGCCTGCCGAGGGCGCTAGGGCGGCCCGTCCCGCCGGCGCGGCGCCGCGGCGTTCGCCGCTTCCGCCGCCCGAGCCGATCGAGCACGTCAAGGACAACATCTACAAGATATTCGGCGGCGGCGGGAACACGCTGGTCGTCGTGCAGGAAGACGGCGTCGTCCTGGTCGACACCAAGATGCCGGGCAACGGCCCGGCGATCCTCAACGAGGTCAAGAAGGTCACCGACAAGCCGATCAAGCTGATCATCAACACGCACAGTCACCCTGATCACGTCGGCAGCAATGACTATATCCGCGAGCAGTATCCGAACGTGCGCATCGTAATGCACGAAGGCGCCAAGGAAGAGCTGAGCGGGCCGCGCGGAAATCCCAACCTCCTGCCGACCGAAACCTTCACGGATCGCATGACGATCGGCTCGGGGGCAGACCGGATAGAGCTTTATCACTTCGGCCCCGGCCACACGAACGGCGATACATTCGTGCTGTTCCCTGCCGCGCGTCTGTTGTGCATGGGCGATGTCATGGCGTGGAACATGGCGCCGTTCCTGCCCGCCGGCGGCGCCGAAGCGATCGCCGAAGAGACCGAGGCCCTCGTCGAGGCCATGAGGGGGAAGGTCGACCTGGTCGAGGAAGGCCACGGGCACATGAATACCTGGGAAGGTCTCGAGCGCCTGGCCCGCTTCAACCGGGCTCTGGTCGACGCCGCGAAGCTTCACTACGACCGCGGAGACCCGCCCGGCATGGCCGTTGCCGACTTGCAGAAGAACCCGGACTTCGCGCCGCTGCTCGATACTCACATCAAGAAGGGGCTCGAATACGGCAACACGCCGCTCGCGCGCGCGCACATGAACGTGAATGTCGCTTATGCCGAGCTCGCCGGTGAGACGATCGGTTTCGGGCTCGCCAACGGCGCGCCGCTGCCGGCCACCGACAAGCACAAGGGCTCCGACCCCAAGGACACGGCTCGGCCGACTCCTGACATGCTCGCGGACGCAGTGGACAAGTAGGCTTGCACCAGGCCCCGAAGCTTCGGCATCGGCATCTCTCCCGCCGCCGCTCGGCGCCGCCTGCAAATGCAGCCGACGATATCGGTCGAGGCCGCTTGCCAAGATCGAGAATGCCGAGCCCGATCTCGGCTGGTTCAGCCTGATGATCCTGAAGCACGACCTCACGGGTGATCCGGTCCTCGAAACGCCGCCGTTCAAGGAGCGTCGCTACCGGATACGCGGCCGCTGAGGCGGCGCCCGCCGGCGCCGTTCATTGTCCATCGGCGTTCACGAGCGGCGAACCAGGCCGCAGAAAAAAAAAGCGGCGGGCCACGAGGACCCGCCGCGAGTTTCAGGACGAAGCGTATCCGAAGCTAGAATCGAACCGCCAGACCCAGGAAGTACCGTCGACCGAGCGTGTCGTAGTAGCCGGCGTCGATGGTGCCGGGATTCGACAGACTGGTGGTCGGGGGTATGCAACCGGGAGCACCGTTGCAGACCGCGCCCAGATCCGTCCCGGGGGGATAGCCCGCGTCCGCGCCTACCAGCTCGGGATCCGTGTCGAACAGGTTCGTGATCCCGCCGCGCAACGACATCGACTCCGTCAGGTTCCAGTTGAACGACAGGTCAAAGATGCTGTAGGCGTCGGTCTCGATCTCCGAGCTCGGCGTGTAGCCCAGCAGAATCCCCTCGCCGCCGGCCGCAACACGCTGGTTGTTCTCGATGATCGCCTGCTGCGCCGCGTAGTCGGCCGTCCAGACGGGCGGCAGGTAGCGCATGCGCAGGTTCACGGTCCAGTCTCTCATCGAGTAGTTCAGCGAGCCGAACAGCCGATAGTCGTACGCGCCCCCGTCCGTGCCCGACAGGTTCGGGCCGAGAGAGCCTGCCCAATCGATTTCCGGGTCGAACGGGGCGGGCGACTGCTTGGTGCGGTAGTAGTCCAGGATCGTCGCCTGCATGTTGAGGCCCAGCGTGCCGGCGAACAGCGGCCGGGTCCAGTTCACCGCGAGGTCCATGCCTGAGGTTTCGATCGTGGCCTGGTTGTCGAACGACAGCGACGTCGTCAGCGGAGCGCCGTTGTTCTGGTCGCGGGGCAGGAGCTGGCACGGTCGCGTGGCGGCTTGCGCAGCCGCCTCCTCCGGCGTGCTGACGATGTTCGTGCCGAAGCACAGGAAGTTCGCGTAGTCGATCGAATACAGCATGATCGCGTCTTCGATCTCCACCTTGTACCAGTCCGCCGTCAGCGTCACGTTGCCGACGTCGGCAACGAGACCGAAGGTCCACGTGTCTGCCGTCTCCGACTTCAGATTCGGATTGCCTTCCTGCAATACCCACGCGAAGATGTCGCCGCTCTCTCCGGTCGCGTCCGATCGGTCGTAGAACTCTACGGCGCCGGTGCTGCCCGCACCGCCCATCAGCTCCTGACAGATCAGGTAGGTGCTCTGCGCGCCGGCTTCGGTCTGGCCGGGCGCGAGCCCGAGGTCCCTCGGATCAGTCTCGTCGGGTTCCTGGTTCGGATCTCCCAGGAGGCCGCGCATGCCGAACGGCGAGTTCGACCGGATCCCGCACGGATCGCCGAAGTTGCCGCCGGCGGTGAAGACCTCCTGCGAGTTCAGGAACAGCTCGCCGAGGTTCGGCGCCCGGGTCGCCCGGTTGAACCCGCCGCGGAAGCGCAGCCTGTCGTTGACCTGCCAGTTCAGCAGGCTCTTCCAGGTGTCCTCCTTGTCGGTGTGCTCATAATCGGAGGTTCGCCAGCCCAGCTCGAGCTCCAGCCGCTGGAACGCCGGCTTGTCCTGGATAACCGGCACCAGAGCCTCCAGGTAGTAGTCGTCCACCGAGGTGGATGCATCGAGGTAGCCGGTCGGATAGACGCCGACGACCTGGTCGGTGAAGGACACCGTCGACTGCAGGATGTCCGGGTTGAACACGGAGCTGTTGCGGCGCTTCTGGTAGCCCGCCGCCAGGCGCACGTCGCCCGCGGGCAGTTCTGCGACCGGCCCCTGGAAGTTCAGCTCGATGATGTCCTGCGTGTTTTGCGTCCGCGTTTGCAGCGTCGCGTTGATCGCATCGAAGCAGTCCTGCGAGAGCGGAGCGTCGCCCGAGAAGAAGGTGTCGTAGAAGCCGGACGTGCACGTGATGTCGGCTGCGCCGAAGTTCGGCCGGATGCTGTTCTCGTTGCCGGAGATCTTGGCGCCGCGGCCGTAATCCGGCTGCTCGATCAGCGCCCGGTAACGCTCGAGGGACAGATTGCCCGCCGCGACGTTATACGTGCTCGACTCGCCTCGCCCATAATAGGCCTCGCCCGTCCAGTCCGCGCCCAGATCGAAGTTGGCGCCCATTTCGATCTGCCAGACCTCGTTCGTATTGAAGGTGCTGCGCGGCGGGAGGCTGTCGTCCGGGTTCCAGTCCGGCTGCCAGCGCCCGGTCGGGTCGATACGGCTGTTCAGCAGAATGGCCAGCTCCACCGGAACCGGGTGCTGGGCGCCCGGTTCACCCGTCGCGATGAAGTCCGGGTTCGCAAACGCGTCCGGATTGTCGCGCACGGCCGTGACGACGTCCGGGTCGGTGTAATCCAGGCTCGGATCGACGGGGCTGTCCGTCGTCGGGTTGTAGGGAATCGTCCCCTCCCAGCCCGCGATCACGCTCGTGCCGAACAGCACCGTCTGCGTCTTGCTTTGAGCGAACGTCGAGCGCGCGAACAGGGAAACGCGGTCGTTGAGGTCGTACGTACCCGAGGCGAAGAACGATTGCCGCTCCTGCGGCGCGCTGGCGAACGCTCGCATGTTGTTCCACTTCAGGCCTTCGTACGTGTCGCCGGGGTCGAGGAAAGTGGAGCCGTCGAGGGCGATCGTTCTGACGTATTCCCGACCGTCCACGGGACCGCGGTACCGGGACAGACCGCCGGCGCCCGTGTTGGCGAAGATCGTGCCGTCCGGGTTGAAGGCGAATTGGGTCTGGAAGTTGCCGTAGCCAAACGGCAGAAAGATGGGTCTGCCTTCGGACGTGTCCGAGAAGAGCGCATTCACGGTGCCGAAATCGGGACAGTTCGCGATGGTCGGCCCGTCCGGGTCGGCCGGGTTCTCGATCCGAGTGTTGCAGTTGTAGCCGTTGATGCCCTGCAGGAACAGGAAGCTCCCCGGTGAGCGCGGATTGCTCCGATACTCGACGTAGGGATCGTGATTGATCTCGTAGGCCGCGTCGCGGTTGTAGCTCTCCACGCCGAGCGCGATGTTGCCGCGGCCGTCGTCGAAGTTGCTGCCGAACACGGCCGAGATGCGCGACTCGTCTCCATCACCGGCCGACGTTGCGCCGTACTGCATGTCGACCTCGAAGCCCTCGAAGTCGTCGCGCAGAATGAAGTTCGTGACGCCGCCGATGGCATCCGCGCCGTACACGGCCGACGCGCCGCCCGTGATCGTCTCGACGCGCTCGATCAGCGCGGAAGGGATGCTGTTGATGTCCGTCCACATCAGCGCGTTGATCGGCACCTGACGCTTGCCGTTCACGAGCGTCAGGCTCCGGTTCGGGCCGAAGCCGCGCAGCGAGATCGTTGCCACGCCGACGGAGTTGATCGGCGTGATCTGCACGTCTTGCTCGGTCGTGACGGGCGAAGCGGCGGGGTTGTACTGCGGCATCTGGTTCAGATAGGACTCGATGTTGAGGCCCGTCTGCGTTTCGAAGTCGTCGTTGTCGACGGTGACGATCGGACTGTTGGACTGAAAGTCCTGGCGCACGATGCGCGAGCCGGTCACGACGATCTCCTCGAGCGATTGGGGCTCTTGCCCATACGCGCTCGAGGAAACCGCAGTCACTGCCATCGACGTGATCGCCGTCGCAACGGATACGGACAGCAAGGATCGCTGTAGCTGCTCTGGTCTTTCGGACATAAAGAACCCCCCCGGTACGCAAGGTACCGTGTTCTTGACGGGATGTTTCCATTCATCGCCGGCATTTGTTGCTCTGGGGCAACAATGGCCGACGCCCCGACCGGCGAGTGTTACAACAATCGGACGCGAATTCAATCAGGGCGTCGCATTATTGTGACACCCGGACGGTCTCGGAGTGAGATGGGGTTTTCCGAAGCGGAAGGTGGAGCGACGACGGGGCGGCGCGGCTGATCAGTCGCGCCGAAAGCGGCGCCTCGTCGATCTAGGTATCGAAGCGGTCGGCGTGAGCGTGATCGGCTCGGTCACGACGCGCGAACGCGAAAGTCAAGCCAGTTTCCTTCGACATAACCGCGATCATCGGCTCGGACGGGACGCGCCCGTCCGGGCCGGCCGCGCCTTCACTCGCGCTTGCGTTCGCTCACGTAGATGTCGCTGGTTCCGCCGACCGGGACTCGGCCGAAATAGAGACGCTTGCCGTCGTGCGACAGCGTTGCGCGTTGCTCGGTGCCGTCCGTGTTGACGACGCCCAGATTGACCGGCGGTGTCCACGGTCCCGGCAGGAACCACGCGAACGACATGTAGACGTCCTGGCCGCCCTTCGGCGCCGGACCCAACGGCGAGCGCGTGCGGTTCGAGCTGAACACCATCTCGTAGCCGCCTTCCGGCCGCTCCCGCACGTTCGGCATCAGGTCGTCGAAGTCCGGCGTGCTGAGCGCCGCGATGGGCTTGCCCGGCCCGAACGTACCGTTGCTGCGCATGACGCTCACGTGTATGTCCTGATTCACGCCGATGGAGCCGTTCGCGGCGTTGCCGTTCGTCGAGTAGAACAGGAAGGTGCCGTACGGCGTCTCGACGAGCGACGGGCTGCGCTCGCCGCCGGCCGTGTTCGGGCCGTCGGGAGCGCATGCCAGATGGACGGGCTCGCTCCAGCCGCCGGCCGGGCTTTGCCGCGAGAGGTAGATGTCGCCGCCGGCGGCCTGTTCGCCCGGGCAAGCACCGGGCCGGGTCGACACGAACAGCAACGAGCGTCCGCGCACGGGCGTCGGGCAGAAGTCGCCGGCAGGCGAGTTGACGGGTGCTTCGAGCTTGCGCGGCTCGGACCACGGATCGCCGACGCGCGTTCGGTCCGCCGCCCAGATGTCGTTCGGATCCTCCCGGCTCGACGCGAACACGAGGCTCAGGCCGTCGGCAGTCTCGATCGGGCACCCGTCGCTCACGCCCGGCTTGCTGACGCCGTTCTCGCCCGGTCCCACGAGCTCGGCCTCTCCCCAATTCGGTGCGAACGGCCAGCCGTGCAGCTTGAAGAGCCAGCCGTGCGCGCCGGCGGGGATCGCGCTCCCCGCCCACACGGCCAGCACGGCCGCCCCGCCCGAGATCGTCTTACGCCACATTGTTGTTCCTCCTTCGATTTGGGTGGCTCGGCTGATTGAGCCGCAGGGCGCCCGGAAAGACATGGCCAAACCATGGAGATTTCGTGGAGAATCGTGGAGGCGGGCAAAAACCGAGGCGTTCGATGCTGTATCGGTTCGGTGATTGCGAGCTCGACATCGAGCGCTTCGAGCTTCGCCGTGCCGGTCGGCGCGAGCCGCTCGAGCCGCGAGTGCTCGAGCTGCTCGCTTACCTCGTCGCGAATCGCGACCGCGTCGTCACGCGCCGCGAGCTGAATGAGCACGTGTGGCACGGCCGGGTCGTCACCGACGCCGCGTTGAACAGCTGCATCAAGGCCGCGCGCGCCCACATCGGCGACGACGGCAAGACCCAGATCCGGATACGTACCGTGCACCGCAAGGGCTACCGGTTCGTCGGCGATGTGGTGGAACGGAACGGCAGCCCCGCGCCCGCGGCGCGCGGCGA
Proteins encoded in this window:
- a CDS encoding TonB-dependent receptor, translated to MAVTAVSSSAYGQEPQSLEEIVVTGSRIVRQDFQSNSPIVTVDNDDFETQTGLNIESYLNQMPQYNPAASPVTTEQDVQITPINSVGVATISLRGFGPNRSLTLVNGKRQVPINALMWTDINSIPSALIERVETITGGASAVYGADAIGGVTNFILRDDFEGFEVDMQYGATSAGDGDESRISAVFGSNFDDGRGNIALGVESYNRDAAYEINHDPYVEYRSNPRSPGSFLFLQGINGYNCNTRIENPADPDGPTIANCPDFGTVNALFSDTSEGRPIFLPFGYGNFQTQFAFNPDGTIFANTGAGGLSRYRGPVDGREYVRTIALDGSTFLDPGDTYEGLKWNNMRAFASAPQERQSFFASGTYDLNDRVSLFARSTFAQSKTQTVLFGTSVIAGWEGTIPYNPTTDSPVDPSLDYTDPDVVTAVRDNPDAFANPDFIATGEPGAQHPVPVELAILLNSRIDPTGRWQPDWNPDDSLPPRSTFNTNEVWQIEMGANFDLGADWTGEAYYGRGESSTYNVAAGNLSLERYRALIEQPDYGRGAKISGNENSIRPNFGAADITCTSGFYDTFFSGDAPLSQDCFDAINATLQTRTQNTQDIIELNFQGPVAELPAGDVRLAAGYQKRRNSSVFNPDILQSTVSFTDQVVGVYPTGYLDASTSVDDYYLEALVPVIQDKPAFQRLELELGWRTSDYEHTDKEDTWKSLLNWQVNDRLRFRGGFNRATRAPNLGELFLNSQEVFTAGGNFGDPCGIRSNSPFGMRGLLGDPNQEPDETDPRDLGLAPGQTEAGAQSTYLICQELMGGAGSTGAVEFYDRSDATGESGDIFAWVLQEGNPNLKSETADTWTFGLVADVGNVTLTADWYKVEIEDAIMLYSIDYANFLCFGTNIVSTPEEAAAQAATRPCQLLPRDQNNGAPLTTSLSFDNQATIETSGMDLAVNWTRPLFAGTLGLNMQATILDYYRTKQSPAPFDPEIDWAGSLGPNLSGTDGGAYDYRLFGSLNYSMRDWTVNLRMRYLPPVWTADYAAQQAIIENNQRVAAGGEGILLGYTPSSEIETDAYSIFDLSFNWNLTESMSLRGGITNLFDTDPELVGADAGYPPGTDLGAVCNGAPGCIPPTTSLSNPGTIDAGYYDTLGRRYFLGLAVRF
- a CDS encoding sialidase family protein, with the translated sequence MWRKTISGGAAVLAVWAGSAIPAGAHGWLFKLHGWPFAPNWGEAELVGPGENGVSKPGVSDGCPIETADGLSLVFASSREDPNDIWAADRTRVGDPWSEPRKLEAPVNSPAGDFCPTPVRGRSLLFVSTRPGACPGEQAAGGDIYLSRQSPAGGWSEPVHLACAPDGPNTAGGERSPSLVETPYGTFLFYSTNGNAANGSIGVNQDIHVSVMRSNGTFGPGKPIAALSTPDFDDLMPNVRERPEGGYEMVFSSNRTRSPLGPAPKGGQDVYMSFAWFLPGPWTPPVNLGVVNTDGTEQRATLSHDGKRLYFGRVPVGGTSDIYVSERKRE